Sequence from the Pirellulales bacterium genome:
TGCCAGCACGACTTCATAGACCGATTCCAATAATCCCGGGCCTAGCGTCTTATGCACTCCAATTGCCGCATCAATCACAATTCCGGTAATATCGTTCTCATGAACTTCCGGCATAAATACATCTCCGAGCCGCTTTGCGTTCTCTGCGTCTCTGCGCGAGTCATATTGTGGCATTGAAATCATCACCAAAACAAGCATTGGCATCCAAGAAATCATTAGGCGTTCCCGGGGCGCGCGTGGCATTGGTGCTGTTGCTGGCGATCAACTTATTCAACTACGTCGATCGATATGTGCTGGCGGCGGTGGAGGATCAGATCCAGCACGATTTTGGTTCAACCGCAGCACAAACGGGATTATTGGCCACCGCCTTTTTGGTCAGCTACATGTGCTTTGCGCCGTTGTTCGGTTGGCTGGCCGATCGCTACTCGCGGTGGATGTTGGTCGGTGTGGGCGTGTTGCTGTGGAGTGCGGCAAGTGGCGCCACCGGTTTGGCCACGGGTATCGGCATGATGCTGGCGACACGGGTGTTTGTCGGCATTGGCGAGGCCGCTTACGGCCCTGTGGCGCCAACCATCATTTCCGATTTGTATCCCATCGAGCGCCGCGGCCAGGTGCTAGCCTGGTTCTACGTGGCCATGCCGGTGGGAAGCGCGCTGGGTTACATGCTTGGCGGACAAGTGCTGCACTTAGGATTCACTTGGCACTACGCGTTTTTCATTGTGGTGCCGCCGGGTCTGCTGCTGGGCTTCTGGGCGTTGGCGATGCGCGATTCACGGCGCGACCAGGTGGCCGCCATGAAACTCTCTCCAAACTCATCGCTTCCGACAGCTAGTCCGAGCAACGAAACAACCAAACCGAAAGCCACCGCGCTGGCCGATTACAAACAGCTATTGCGAATTCCCTCGTACCTTTACAACACGGCGGGCATGACGGCGATGACATTCGCCGTGGGTGGACTGGCGTTTTGGATTCCGCGCTACTTAGTTTGGCGGAAAGTTCACGCCGGGCTACTCGATCCAGCGAACGCGGAGCTTCGCCGGGCTGCCCTGACGGATGCCAACTGGACGTTCGGCGTGATTGTAGTCGTCACGGGCCTGGCAGCCACGCTGTCCGGCGGTTGGCTAGGAGATAAATTGCGGAACCGCTGGCCGGGCTCCTATTTTTTGGTTTCGGGTTATGGAATGCTCTTCGCGCTGCCTTTTTTTTTGGCGGCACTGGTTGTGCCGTTTCCGGCTGCCTGGGCGCTGATTTTCATCACGTGCTGCGGCCTATTCTTCAACACGGGGCCCAGCAACACCATTTTGGCCAATGTGACGCATCCTTCGATCCGCGCCGCGGGTTTCGCCTTGAACATATTTATCATCCACACGCTGGGCGACGCCATCAGCCCCCCGCTGATCGGCAAAATTAACATGGTTTTTGGCGACCATGCCGCACAGGTTTCTCAAGCGGGAGTTGCGGCGTTGGCTTCGGCCGGCGGAAAAGCCGATGAGCTAGTCAGCACAAACATGAACGCCGGCTTCGCAACTGTCTCGCTGGCTATTTTTTTAAGCGGCGTGTTTTGGGTGCTGGGCTCTAAACACTTGGCGCGCGATACCGCCAAAATAACGGCCGCCGAGCAAGCCGCCATTTAGCCCCCGGCCAATGACTGGAGGTTGAACACCGTGACTTCAACTCAGCCGTAGCTCGGTGTACTCGGCCTGGCATGTGGCAGAATACGCCACGCGCACTTTCCGCTGGCGCGGAAACCATTGCAGCGACGCAGTTGTCGTCCAATAGCCGCCGTGTGTGCATAGCGAGTTGTCGCTAGGCCGGCCGCTGGCGCCGTGATCGCTGAGGATGGTGCGCAAGCGATCGGATCCCAATGCCTCGTCGTTATCGAGTAACAGCGCCAGCCGGTCGCGCCGACTATCTGCCGATTGCAACACCCGCTTGCCGCGAATGGGCGTGGGCACTCGGTCCGTGAAAATTGCCGCCGCCGGAACCTGCACGGTGCACATCTCGGGCTGAAAAAAACAGTTCGTGTGAAAAATACAGTCGCCTCCTTGGGCCGGGCGTCGCAATTTTGCCTGCGTACTGGAAAGTTCCAGTGATGCCATCTCGCCGCTTTCATCGGCCAACATCAAAATGCCGCCACCCCAGCGCGGCCGAGACGAAATCCAATCGGCCGCTTCTTGCACGCTGCGGCATTTTGCCAGGGCCTCGGAAATCGCCATCGAAATCATGCCCGAGGGTCGATTGGGCCGATCCAGCGTGAACGCGTAGTTATAAGTGATGCACAGGCCTGCCTCGTTCACTCCGTCAATGGCGCCGGCCATGGACGCGGTAAAAAATTCCAGCGACCGCATGCCGCCGGCCGGTCGGCTTTCGCGCAGCGAATAAAGCGGCTGCACGATCGGCAAATAATCGAAATTGCGGGCGATGATGGGCTGGTTGTCGGCGGAGCGTTTGCCGCGCACGGCAATGGCGGTACAAGCCGCCGAGAGGACTGGAATGCGAATGCGCCCTTCGACGCTGGCCATCAGCGCTTCCAATCCGGTGAACAGGTAGAGTGTACTCAGCGACATGCCAGCCCCGTCGGCAATGCCCGCCAGTCGCTGGTGTGATTCGGGAAACGACGCCCTCACTCCGGAACGCACCATCGCGGTAACTTTGTGTTCGGCAAACTTCAGAAACACCGGATACGGCATCCACCAGGGCTGCTCCATCCGAAATGCCTCCAGTTGGGCAAGCTCCGCGCGTCCCCAGCGAATGCGGTCCTGCAGCGCACGGCCTTGCGCCAGCCCCATTTCATACGCAGAGCCGGAGCAAACCACATCGAGCTTCGGTGACAGTGATCGAGAATTTTCCATCTGAGCCAGATTCCGTCGGCGACCGGAGTCGCCTCCTACCGCATTTCGCAGCACCTTCAATCGCCGTCTTTGCGCGCCTCGGCGGCGGGCTTGGGCTCTTTGCGGAGCTTGATGGGCACGTCGTTTTTCTGCGCTACGCCCGGCGTGCTGCGGCCATCGGCAATGTATTTTGTAAGCAGCGCGGTCAATTCTTTCACCACTTCCGGGTGCTCGGTCGCCACGTTGCGCTTTTCCCCTTCGTCGCTTTCCATGTCGTACAACTGCTCCGGAGGTAAGTGCTGAGCTACGGCCGCCGCTTCCCGCGGCGCACTCCAGCCGCCGGAGCCGGCGCACAGTTCCAGCTTCCACTTGCCTTTGCGAATGGCGAAATTGCCGTCGATGGAATGATGCACCACGGCTTCGTGAATGTCAGCATGAATGACGTCGTCCGCCGCTCCTTTGCCGGCCAGCGATGTTTGCCCGGTGAGAACCGACAGCAAACTTTGCGAATCTTCGGCCGCATTGGCGGGCAACTTCTCGCCGACAAGGTCCGCACACGTAGCAATCAAATCGGTCAAGCACACCAGTGCATCGGTCTGCGAGCCCGGCTTCACTTTCCCCGGCCAGCGAACAATGAACGGAATGCGATGCCCGCCATCCCAAATGTCGGCCTTATAGCCGCGAAATTGGGCGCTGGGGTAATGCCCTTGGGCTTCCAATTGATCGACCTTAGCCGCGGGCGAGCAGCCGTTGTCGCTGGCGAAAATGACCAGCGTGTTGTCGGCCTGCCCGGCCGTGTCGATGGCTTTCAGCACTTCGCCGGCTGCCCAATCGGTTTCCATTACAAAATCGCCGTATGGTCCCAGCCCGCTTTTTCCTTGCCACTGCGGAGTGGGCACAATCGGCGTATGCGGCGAAGTGAACGCCACGTACAAGAAGAACGGTTTTGCGTCGGCGGTGTTCTTGCTATCGCCAGCGGTTCTCTTGATGTCGGCGGCGTGTGCGGCGATGTATTTAGTCGCTTTCTCGGTCAGTTTGGGGAGTACGTCGATGGCTTCAAAATCTTTCGCCGCGGGGCCGGTGCGAATCCATTTCTTTTCCACGCTCGGCACTTCGGTCACATGGTCATTCTCAATGTACACAAACGGCGGCATGTCGAGCGACGCGCTAATGCCGAAGAAATAATCGAACCCGTGTTGCAGCGGGCCGTCTTTCAGCGGATCGGTCCACTGGTTGTCGCCAAATTTCAAACCCAAATGCCACTTACCGATGGCGCCGGTGGCATAGCCGTGCTTTTGCAGCAGGCTGGCCACGGTTAACTGGCTGTCAGCAATCAGCGGCGGACTCATTCCCTGCAGCACGCCCAATTGCAGCCGCGTGCGCCAGGCATACCGGCCCGTCAAAATTCCATACCGGGTGGGCGTGCACACCGACGACCCGGAATGGGCGTCGGTAAACGTCATGCCTTGCGTCGCCAACTTGTCAAAATTCGGCGTGGCAATTTTTCCCCGCGCAGGATTGAGCGCATGCACGTCGCCATAGCCCAAATCATCGCACAGAATGTAAACGATGTTGGGCCGCGCAGAGTTGCCCGCCGCTGCAGCTGGCGATGATGAATTCGACTCAGCGCACATCGCCCAGCGTACGCAACAGAACACGGTGAACAACGAAAACGGCAAGCGACTCAGGCGAAAAAGCATGCCTTTCATTGTAATCCGCTCAAATTGCCGGACGATAGCTGTTGCGTTCCCGCCGGCACAATCAAGATTTAACTGCCACAGCCTCATCGACTGGCTTCACGCTGACCACTTCCAACGGCCTCTCCGCGGCCATGGCGCGAATATCTTCCGTGATTTTCATGGAGCAGTATTTCGGTCCGCACATGCTGCAGAAGTGGGCGCTTTTGAACGTGTCTTGCGGCAAGGTTTCGTCGTGCATGCGGCGGGCGGTTTCCGGATCGAGCGCCAAACGGAACTGCTCGTTCCAATCGAAAGCAAATCGGGCCCGGCTGAGTGCATCGTCACGTTCCCGTGTGCCGGGACGATGCCGCGCCAAATCCGCCGCGTGGGCCGCAATTTTGTAAGCGATCACGCCTTGCTTGACGTCGTCCAACTCGGGCAAGCCCAAATGTTCTTTTGGCGTTACGTAGCACAGCATGGCCGCGCCGTGCCAACCGGCCAAGGCCGCGCCAATGGCGCTGGTAATGTGGTCGTAGCCGGGAGCCACGTCGGTCACCAGCGGACCAAGCACGTAAAACGGCGCCTCGTCGCACAGTTCGGCTTCCTTGCGCATGTTCATTTCGATTTGATCCATCGGAATGTGGCCCGGGCCTTCCACCATTACCTGCGTGCCTTTCTCACGGCCGCGCTTAGTCAGCTCGCCCAACACTTCTAGCTCCGCGAATTGAGCCGCATCGCTGGCGTCGGCAATGGAGCCCGGCCGCAAACCGTCGCCCAGGCTCCAGGTAACATCGTACTCGCGCATAATGTCGCACAAATCTTCGAAGTGCGTGTACAACGGATTCGGCTGGCGGTGCGTCATCATCCACTTGGCAATCAAACTGCCTCCGCGGCTGACAATGCCCGTCACGCGCCCCATCGTCAAATGCAAATGCTCCAGCATCACGCCGCAGTGGACGGTCATGTAATCCACGCCCTGCTTCGCCTGGTGCTCCACCATGTCCAAAAAATGTTGCGGCTTCATTTCCTCAATGTTGCCGCCCAACTCCTCCAACATTTGATAAATCGGCACGGTGCCAATCGGCACGGGCGAGGCATCAATAATCGCCTGGCGAATGCGGTCAATATCTTTGCCGGTCGATAAATCCATGACCGTGTCGGCCCCAAAATGCACGGCCGTGTGCAGCTTTTCCAATTCTTCGGCAATGTTGCTGGTGACCGCCGAGTTGCCAATGTTGGCGTTGATTTTCGTTTTCGTGGCAATGCCAATGCCCATCGGCTCCAGCCGCTTTTGCAAGTGAACTTTGTTGGCCGGAATGACCAACCGGCCCCGGGCTACTTCGCGGCGGATGAGTTCCGACGACAGGCCTTCGCGCTGGGCGACAAATTCCATTTCGGGGGTGATCACGCCTTCGCGGGCCGATTCAAGCTGGGTCATGGGGCACTCCGTTGGTCGGGACGAGACTTTGCGGCGAAAAACGAACCATCGCCCATCGTATCGCAGCGCGGGTAAATGTCAATTCAGCGGGCAGGTGTGAAAAATCTTGCCGCTAGCTTTCCATCAATTACGATGTTGCCAAAAAGCAACTGTCCTGGGATCGATTCAATAGGCACCCATTTTGTGCATTCGCCGAGAATTTTAGCTGAACCGGCAAACCCCGCTTCTGTTCATGCCGTAACGAAAATAGTGCGGGTTTGCCTCCAGCACGAAGCGGCAATATTATTGTCTGCCGCGCTTCTGCAGGGGCGAATGCGTGCCGACGAAAGTTCATTGCTTATCTCGTTCGTCGATTCCGCTTTGCATTCATTCGATTTCTTATCCCCGCATCCAGGAGCCGCACCGTGAACTTTGGCCAATCGCCGTTTCGCAAGCATCGTTCGCCGCCGCGTGGTTTTCGTTCCATCGCGTCCCAAAACTTGGTTCCCCAGAACCGCACTCGCCGCGCGGCAGTGGAATCGCTGGAGCCCAAAACGCTGCTGGCTGGCAACGTGGTGCCCAACTATGTCGTCACGCAAAATTGGGACTCTGGTTTCGAGGGGCAAATTACGCTGACTAACCAGCAAACCGCGGCGGTAAAGAATTGGACGCTGGCCTTCGATTACGGCGCCTCGATCACCGATATTTGGGACGGCGCCATCGTCAGTCACAGCGGTACCCATTACGTCGTGAGCAATGCCGGCTGGAACAGCACGCTGGCGGCCGGTGGGCAAGTGGAGTTTGGCTTTGTCGCCGCGCCGGGAAGCCCGGCAAGCCCAATCAATTACACGCTCAACGGCCAACTACTTTCGGGCACCATCACGCCGCCGCCATCGCCGCCACCCAGTATCAGCATTGCCGATGTGTCGATCAGTGAAGGGAACAGCGGCACAAAGAATGCCGTGTTCACCGTCACGCTTTCCGCGCCAGCCACCAGCACCGTCACAGTGAATTATGCTACCCGCGATGGCAGCGCCACGGCCGGCGTGGCTTCTGTCGGCGGCGATTACACCGCCACTAGCGGCAAGCTCACGTTTAGCGCCGGTCAAACCAGCAAAGCCATTAACGTGGCCATCCTGGGCGATACCATTTACGAACCTGACGAAACGTTTTTCGTCGATCTTTCCGCGGCGGTGAATGCCACGATATCGCGCGCCACCGCCGTGGGCACCATCCTCAACGACGACTCGCTGCCCGGCAACTCGGGCAGCACGCTGCCGGCCACCATCACCTTCAGCAACACGAACGATTGGGGCAACGGCTTCAACGGTGATGTGGCGATCAAAAACACCGGCGCGGGAACCATTCACAATTGGAAGCTGCAATTCACGTTTGCCGGAACCATTTCGTCCATTTGGAATGGCACGATCGTCAGCCACACCGGCAACACTTACATTGTGCAAGGCGCTAGTTGGAATGCCGATATTGCCGCCGGTCAAAGCACCGATTTCGGCTTTACCGCCAGCCCCGGCGGCGTGGCGGCCATGCTCTCGAATTATTTATTAACCGGCACTCTCGACAGCGGCGGCGGCTCTGGCGGCAGCGGCGGTTCAGGTGGAACCGGCAGCACCGGCACGTCGAGCCAACCGCTGGCGACCTCCGCAATTGTGTGGCCCACGCAGTATTACGCTCCGTATGTCGATTCCACCCTCTGGCCGCTGTACGATGTTGTCGGCACGGCCAAATCGTCAGGCCTGCGGTTCTTCACGCTGGCATTCATCACGGCCGACAGCGCCAACAAGCCGGCCTGGGGAGGCTTCAGCGCGTACGAAGTCGGCAACAGCGATTACGACACAAACATGAAAGCCAACCTTACTTCGCTGCGCGCCCTCGGCGGCGATGTCATGGTTTCCTTCGGCGGTGAGGCAGGCCAAGAACTGGCGCAAACCATCACCAACGTGCCGGCCCTCACCGCGGCCTATCAATCGGTCATCACCGCTTATGGACTCACGCACATCGATTTCGACATCGAAGGCGCCGCCGTGGCCGATCACGCCAGCATCGATCGCCGCTCGCAGGCCATTGCCGCCGTGCAACAGGCGGCCGCCGCCGCGGGCCATCCGCTCAGCGTGTGGTTCACGCTGCCGGTGCTGCCCACCGGGCTGACAGCTGACGGGCTGTACGTGATTCAATCGGCGCTCAAATACGGCGTGAACGTTGCCGGCGTGAACATCATGACCATGGATTACGGCGACGGTCCCGCGCCTAATCCGGCCGGCCACATGGGCGATTACGCCGTGCAAGCCGCCAACAGTTTGTTCGCCCAACTGAACACAGCCTACAACGGCATGCTCACCTCGGCGCAAATTTGGGCCAAAGTGGGCCTGACGCCGATGATCGGCATGAACGACCTGACCGATGAAGTCTTCACGCCCGCCGACGCCCAGGAAATCCTCGCCTTTGCCAAACAACACGGCATCGACCGCATTTCCATTTGGTCACTGAACCGCGACTACGAAAACTCCGCCGGAGCGCTCAGCCACGTCGACAATTTCTCCAGCAGCCTGGTGCAAACCCCGCTGCAATTTTCGCTGCTGCTGAATCAGTTGACAGGTTAGTTCGTACGCCGCTTGATGAAGCCGCCGGCGCTCGGTGCCAACAAAAAAACCCGGCCTAGCGGCCGGGGCTAAACGAAATGGGGTGTCGTATTGCTAATTGCTAGTTGCTAGCCGCTAATCGCAACTGCTAACTGCAGTTAACCGCTAACAGCTAACTGCTAATCGCTTCATCCGTCCCACCACCAGCGGCCGGCGTGGACCAGATCGGTCATGGAGCGACCTTGGGCAGCGGCCGTGCGAACGGGCGTCAGATCGGGAGTTTTTTGTTGCTTCTGAATGATTTCCCACGGTTGCAATGCGACGCCGCCGGAAACGCTGATCACATAGTTGCTCCCTTTTTTCAGCAAGCTGACTTTGCTGTCGACCTGCTTGGGAGGATTGTAACCGGTGGCAATCAGCAGCTTATCGTTGAGCAAGTATTGCGGCTGAAAGCCGACCTTTTCCAGCAAGTTTTCTTTTTGCACCAGCGCCCCGGCCACGGCCAAATCGATGCAGTTGCGCAAATCGCCGAAGATGGAATCTTTTTGCGCCAGCTCCTCAAAGTGGCTGGTCATGGAATCGGCCCATTTCTGCGCCAGGGGGTTCGGCTTGGCGTTCACTTGGCGCTGACCATTGGCGGCGAAGTAATCTTCCTCGGCCATGCACTGCACGCCTTGGCCGCGAATTTCCCACGCCAGGCCTTCGCCGTCGGTCGCCAGTGGATCGTACTTCGGCGCCAACCACCACCGCGGAGTTTGCACGGTGCGCGCCGTGGGGCTGACCATTTCCAAATAGCTGGTCAGGCCTTTCACCGGCGAGTGATCCAAATTCATGCCCAGCCGCTTCATCTGGTAATCGGCCAGCACCAGCACGTTGGCAAAGCGGCTGGTATCGGGCACGCCGTGCAGGCTGATGTTTTGCGGACCCAGCGCTTCTTCCATGGCGCCGGCAATTTTTTCGATGTTATTATTCACCACCGGCTGCTGCGCCAAGAGCGTGTTTAACCGCTGCATGCCCTCGGGCGTGGGATCGATCGAAACATTCACGCCGCCATGACGAGCCGCATCAGCACAACGCAGTGCCACGATCAAATCGTCCAACTGCAACACAGGCCGTCCGGTGGTGCTGCCGACCACTTCACCTTGTTCGTTCACTTTCCAGCCATCCGCCGGGCCAGCCAGGACGACATCATGCTGTTCAGGAAACACAAAAATGTATTGCACACGCTGCAAGCCGGCCAGGTAGCGCATGTCGTCGGGAAGCTGCTTGCCGCTTTTTGCACACTGGGCAATGGCTTTGTCCAGCTTTCGGAGCGAAACCATCCGCAGCTTGGCCGCTTGATTCAATTCGCCGGTGGTTCCCTCCAGCGCTTTGCGACGCGCTTCCAATAATTGATCTCGCTGCGTGGCATCTTGATGTTTGAGCACGCCATCGACATTCACCGACACGCCGCCCACGACCGAGTTGCCAAAAAATCCGCCGAAGGGCCCCGTGCCGGTGCCGGCGCCGTTGCTGCTGCCGTTGCCGGTGACGTTGATAGTGGGACTGATCGTGATGTTGTTTTGATTCTGGGGCGTTGTGGTGCCTGTGGTGGTGGTGCCTTGTGCCGCCGCTTCCCGAATGGCGATGACGCCCATGCCGGCGATCACAAGCCCGGCCAGAACGACCGAAAGTTTTGCGCGATAATTTGTGCCAGCGACGGTCATGAGGTTGCTCCTCTGCTCTGGAAAATTACAAGTCGACATGGTGGCGGCAGACACAGGCCGGCAAACCGGACCATGCCACCGGAAAATAATTTACAGCGGGTCGTCTCAGCCAGCTGTTTCCAAGACACGGAAAAATAAGACGCGATGCCTGCCAATTTCTGGCGGCACACAGACCGCCAAAATGAGGCCCAAGTGCAGGCCACTTCTTATGTTAATCTCCGCTACGGCCGCTAGCAAACACTCGCTAGACGGGGACACCGTTTTCTGGAAAGCACCCCGTGTTGAGCCCGATCGGGTCGGCGGAACTGCCGATTGTTTGCGAATTTGTCCAGGCTGCCAAATCAGGCCAATTTCCCGTGGTGGGATAATTATTTTCCCTAAGCAACCTGCCTAGGTAATTCCTGAAAGTGTTGAAAAATGCAACACTTTGGGTTGCGATTGGTTATAATCAATCGTTGCCAAGTCTCTGCCCTGTCGGCATTTAATCCGTAGGGGTCTTTTCTGGAATGTTAGCGTATCTGGTCATTCGCGAAGGATCGAAGTGGACCGATGTTTTCCGGCTTATGCCGGGGCAATCGGTCACCATTGGCCGCGCTCCGACCAACCAAATTGTCGTCAAGGACGAACGCTGCAGCCGCACCCACGCTGAGATTTTTTACTCGCAGGAGCGCTGGGTGCTACGCGATTTGGAAAGCCGCAACGGCACCCTCATCGGCAGCGAACGGGTCCGCGGCGATTATCTGTTGCAGCCGGGCGAAATTATTCGCATTGGCCATTCGCAAATGGCGTTCGTTAACGATTTGGCATCGGCGTTCCCCGATTCTACCGGCGGCCCGCACAAAGAAGGCGGCGTGCGCCCGGACGACACCATTCTGGCCGCCAGCGTGGACGAATCGAACGTGCTTTCCGCGCCGGAATCGGAAGCGACAAAAATTACGCACCGCCGCGGGCAAACTCGGTTCCTCACTCCCGATACGGAAGCGGACGAGGCCATTCCCAAAGTTGGCCGCGCCGCCGCACAGTTGTGCCGCTTGGCATTTGAAATGGCCAAAGCGCCCGATTTGCAATCGGTGGCCCGCGTGGCACTGGCCGGCTTGTTTGAAGCCACGCATGCCGATGCCGGCGCGGTGCTGCTGTTGCCGCGGTTCATGAAGGCCGACGCCACCGCCGCCGATTTGGAAATCATTGCTTCGCGCACCGATTCCGATTTGAATTATCAGCGCGTTTCTAATTTCGTCGCCACTACCGTGCTGCGCGAAGAGGAAGCGGTGCTGGCCCGCAACGTGATGGGCGACAGTGCGCTTTCGATTCGCGACAGCAAAGGCGAATTTCACGCCACCAGCATTTTGTGCGCGCCCATCCGCAAAAATGAACGCGCCCTGGGCTTAATTCACTTATACTCCACCCGGCCGGAGCGCATTCCTGATCCCGAAGATTTGGAATTTACGCTGGCCGTGGCCGATACGCTGGCCGTGGCGATGGAAAATCTCAGCCGCCGCCTGGAATTGGCCGAAGACCTCACGCAAATC
This genomic interval carries:
- a CDS encoding C45 family peptidase — translated: MENSRSLSPKLDVVCSGSAYEMGLAQGRALQDRIRWGRAELAQLEAFRMEQPWWMPYPVFLKFAEHKVTAMVRSGVRASFPESHQRLAGIADGAGMSLSTLYLFTGLEALMASVEGRIRIPVLSAACTAIAVRGKRSADNQPIIARNFDYLPIVQPLYSLRESRPAGGMRSLEFFTASMAGAIDGVNEAGLCITYNYAFTLDRPNRPSGMISMAISEALAKCRSVQEAADWISSRPRWGGGILMLADESGEMASLELSSTQAKLRRPAQGGDCIFHTNCFFQPEMCTVQVPAAAIFTDRVPTPIRGKRVLQSADSRRDRLALLLDNDEALGSDRLRTILSDHGASGRPSDNSLCTHGGYWTTTASLQWFPRQRKVRVAYSATCQAEYTELRLS
- a CDS encoding MFS transporter, whose product is MALKSSPKQALASKKSLGVPGARVALVLLLAINLFNYVDRYVLAAVEDQIQHDFGSTAAQTGLLATAFLVSYMCFAPLFGWLADRYSRWMLVGVGVLLWSAASGATGLATGIGMMLATRVFVGIGEAAYGPVAPTIISDLYPIERRGQVLAWFYVAMPVGSALGYMLGGQVLHLGFTWHYAFFIVVPPGLLLGFWALAMRDSRRDQVAAMKLSPNSSLPTASPSNETTKPKATALADYKQLLRIPSYLYNTAGMTAMTFAVGGLAFWIPRYLVWRKVHAGLLDPANAELRRAALTDANWTFGVIVVVTGLAATLSGGWLGDKLRNRWPGSYFLVSGYGMLFALPFFLAALVVPFPAAWALIFITCCGLFFNTGPSNTILANVTHPSIRAAGFALNIFIIHTLGDAISPPLIGKINMVFGDHAAQVSQAGVAALASAGGKADELVSTNMNAGFATVSLAIFLSGVFWVLGSKHLARDTAKITAAEQAAI
- a CDS encoding sigma 54-interacting transcriptional regulator, which translates into the protein MLAYLVIREGSKWTDVFRLMPGQSVTIGRAPTNQIVVKDERCSRTHAEIFYSQERWVLRDLESRNGTLIGSERVRGDYLLQPGEIIRIGHSQMAFVNDLASAFPDSTGGPHKEGGVRPDDTILAASVDESNVLSAPESEATKITHRRGQTRFLTPDTEADEAIPKVGRAAAQLCRLAFEMAKAPDLQSVARVALAGLFEATHADAGAVLLLPRFMKADATAADLEIIASRTDSDLNYQRVSNFVATTVLREEEAVLARNVMGDSALSIRDSKGEFHATSILCAPIRKNERALGLIHLYSTRPERIPDPEDLEFTLAVADTLAVAMENLSRRLELAEDLTQIRDENLQLRELLGVESEIIGSSLVMNKVQREIGRAAPNRATVLIRGESGVGKELVARAIHFSSPRKKGPFCVLNCAALSESLLESELFGHERGAFTGATERKIGKFEAADDGTLMLDEIGEMSPTIQAKFLRVLEGHPFERVGGSDPIQCDVRVIAATNRDLERAVAEGVFRRDLFFRLHVLEIFVPALRKRPEDITELGLHFLAKFNAETGRKIRGFSPEAMDQMLRYRWPGNVRELKNVVERAVVLTRGEFIEVEDLTLSKLSTAGDTAEVVPNPADVFEPMSLEELERRHIHATLNATGWNKSQTARILGIERSTLDRKIDRYELDANLPQRARSARPS
- a CDS encoding arylsulfatase — its product is MKGMLFRLSRLPFSLFTVFCCVRWAMCAESNSSSPAAAAGNSARPNIVYILCDDLGYGDVHALNPARGKIATPNFDKLATQGMTFTDAHSGSSVCTPTRYGILTGRYAWRTRLQLGVLQGMSPPLIADSQLTVASLLQKHGYATGAIGKWHLGLKFGDNQWTDPLKDGPLQHGFDYFFGISASLDMPPFVYIENDHVTEVPSVEKKWIRTGPAAKDFEAIDVLPKLTEKATKYIAAHAADIKRTAGDSKNTADAKPFFLYVAFTSPHTPIVPTPQWQGKSGLGPYGDFVMETDWAAGEVLKAIDTAGQADNTLVIFASDNGCSPAAKVDQLEAQGHYPSAQFRGYKADIWDGGHRIPFIVRWPGKVKPGSQTDALVCLTDLIATCADLVGEKLPANAAEDSQSLLSVLTGQTSLAGKGAADDVIHADIHEAVVHHSIDGNFAIRKGKWKLELCAGSGGWSAPREAAAVAQHLPPEQLYDMESDEGEKRNVATEHPEVVKELTALLTKYIADGRSTPGVAQKNDVPIKLRKEPKPAAEARKDGD
- a CDS encoding cellulose binding domain-containing protein; the encoded protein is MNFGQSPFRKHRSPPRGFRSIASQNLVPQNRTRRAAVESLEPKTLLAGNVVPNYVVTQNWDSGFEGQITLTNQQTAAVKNWTLAFDYGASITDIWDGAIVSHSGTHYVVSNAGWNSTLAAGGQVEFGFVAAPGSPASPINYTLNGQLLSGTITPPPSPPPSISIADVSISEGNSGTKNAVFTVTLSAPATSTVTVNYATRDGSATAGVASVGGDYTATSGKLTFSAGQTSKAINVAILGDTIYEPDETFFVDLSAAVNATISRATAVGTILNDDSLPGNSGSTLPATITFSNTNDWGNGFNGDVAIKNTGAGTIHNWKLQFTFAGTISSIWNGTIVSHTGNTYIVQGASWNADIAAGQSTDFGFTASPGGVAAMLSNYLLTGTLDSGGGSGGSGGSGGTGSTGTSSQPLATSAIVWPTQYYAPYVDSTLWPLYDVVGTAKSSGLRFFTLAFITADSANKPAWGGFSAYEVGNSDYDTNMKANLTSLRALGGDVMVSFGGEAGQELAQTITNVPALTAAYQSVITAYGLTHIDFDIEGAAVADHASIDRRSQAIAAVQQAAAAAGHPLSVWFTLPVLPTGLTADGLYVIQSALKYGVNVAGVNIMTMDYGDGPAPNPAGHMGDYAVQAANSLFAQLNTAYNGMLTSAQIWAKVGLTPMIGMNDLTDEVFTPADAQEILAFAKQHGIDRISIWSLNRDYENSAGALSHVDNFSSSLVQTPLQFSLLLNQLTG
- a CDS encoding DUF1598 domain-containing protein; this translates as MTVAGTNYRAKLSVVLAGLVIAGMGVIAIREAAAQGTTTTGTTTPQNQNNITISPTINVTGNGSSNGAGTGTGPFGGFFGNSVVGGVSVNVDGVLKHQDATQRDQLLEARRKALEGTTGELNQAAKLRMVSLRKLDKAIAQCAKSGKQLPDDMRYLAGLQRVQYIFVFPEQHDVVLAGPADGWKVNEQGEVVGSTTGRPVLQLDDLIVALRCADAARHGGVNVSIDPTPEGMQRLNTLLAQQPVVNNNIEKIAGAMEEALGPQNISLHGVPDTSRFANVLVLADYQMKRLGMNLDHSPVKGLTSYLEMVSPTARTVQTPRWWLAPKYDPLATDGEGLAWEIRGQGVQCMAEEDYFAANGQRQVNAKPNPLAQKWADSMTSHFEELAQKDSIFGDLRNCIDLAVAGALVQKENLLEKVGFQPQYLLNDKLLIATGYNPPKQVDSKVSLLKKGSNYVISVSGGVALQPWEIIQKQQKTPDLTPVRTAAAQGRSMTDLVHAGRWWWDG
- the thiC gene encoding phosphomethylpyrimidine synthase ThiC — its product is MRYDGRWFVFRRKVSSRPTECPMTQLESAREGVITPEMEFVAQREGLSSELIRREVARGRLVIPANKVHLQKRLEPMGIGIATKTKINANIGNSAVTSNIAEELEKLHTAVHFGADTVMDLSTGKDIDRIRQAIIDASPVPIGTVPIYQMLEELGGNIEEMKPQHFLDMVEHQAKQGVDYMTVHCGVMLEHLHLTMGRVTGIVSRGGSLIAKWMMTHRQPNPLYTHFEDLCDIMREYDVTWSLGDGLRPGSIADASDAAQFAELEVLGELTKRGREKGTQVMVEGPGHIPMDQIEMNMRKEAELCDEAPFYVLGPLVTDVAPGYDHITSAIGAALAGWHGAAMLCYVTPKEHLGLPELDDVKQGVIAYKIAAHAADLARHRPGTRERDDALSRARFAFDWNEQFRLALDPETARRMHDETLPQDTFKSAHFCSMCGPKYCSMKITEDIRAMAAERPLEVVSVKPVDEAVAVKS